From Apium graveolens cultivar Ventura chromosome 9, ASM990537v1, whole genome shotgun sequence, the proteins below share one genomic window:
- the LOC141682498 gene encoding 2-hydroxyisoflavanone dehydratase-like, whose product MVSSNSIEVVSELLPILKVYKDGTVERFLNSPYAPPSPLGNTTGVLSKDIAITPDISARLYLPKLSPSANQKLPILVYFHGGGFCIESPFSILCHRYLNLLVSQSKIIVVSVDYRLAPEYPLPVAYEDSWAALQWVASHNTTTKNTKEDPWLIRHGNFDRLYLGGDSSGANIAHNIAMQAGTDTLHGDTKIHGVFLSQPYFCGSKLIGNESLAEKRLLQDTWMLVYPNAKGGIDNPMINPFAYGSRNLSQIQCRRLFVCVASKDELRERGVYYYKAVKESGWKGQVELFKVEGEGHGFHFFDFDSEKAKELVNRLASFLC is encoded by the coding sequence ATGGTTTCTAGCAACAGCATAGAGGTGGTCTCAGAGCTCTTACCGATCCTCAAGGTCTACAAAGACGGCACGGTGGAACGGTTTCTCAATTCACCTTATGCTCCACCATCACCTCTAGGCAACACTACTGGCGTTTTATCAAAAGATATCGCTATAACACCCGATATTTCAGCTCGATTATACCTCCCTAAACTCTCACCTTCAGCAAACCAAAAACTTCCAATTTTAGTTTACTTTCATGGAGGAGGCTTCTGTATTGAATCACCTTTTTCGATACTTTGTCACCGATATTTAAATTTATTAGTTTCTCAATCAAAGATTATAGTGGTCTCAGTTGATTATAGGTTAGCCCCGGAATATCCTTTGCCTGTAGCTTATGAAGACAGCTGGGCTGCTCTGCAATGGGTTGCATCACATAATACCACCACCAAAAATACCAAAGAGGATCCTTGGTTGATTCGTCACGGTAATTTTGATCGGCTTTATTTAGGCGGTGATAGCTCGGGAGCTAATATAGCTCATAACATTGCAATGCAGGCCGGTACTGACACATTGCATGGTGATACGAAAATTCACGGTGTGTTTCTTTCACAACCTTATTTTTGTGGTTCAAAATTAATTGGAAACGAAAGTTTAGCCGAAAAACGACTTCTACAAGATACATGGATGTTAGTGTATCCTAATGCAAAGGGAGGGATTGATAATCCAATGATCAATCCGTTTGCTTATGGTTCTCGGAACTTGTCTCAGATTCAGTGTCGCAGGTTGTTTGTTTGTGTAGCATCAAAGGATGAGCTACGAGAAAGAGGAGTTTATTACTATAAAGCAGTGAAAGAAAGTGGGTGGAAAGGACAAGTGGAGTTGTTTAAAGTGGAAGGTGAAGGCCATGGCTTTCATTTTTTCGACTTTGATAGTGAGAAAGCAAAAGAATTGGTCAATCGTTTGGCTTCTTTTCTCTGTTAG
- the LOC141684694 gene encoding small ribosomal subunit protein uS9-like, translated as MAATPQESVQCFGRKKTAVAVTHCKRGKGLIKINGVPIELVQPEILRYKAFEPILLLGRHRFAGVDMRIRVKGGGHTSQIYAIRQSIAKALVAYYQKFVDEESKKEIKDILVRYDRTLLVADPRRCEPKKFGGRGARARFQKSYR; from the coding sequence ATGGCTGCAACACCACAGGAATCAGTGCAATGCTTCGGACGGAAAAAGACTGCCGTCGCCGTCACTCACTGCAAGCGCGGCAAAGGCTTAATCAAAATCAACGGCGTTCCAATCGAGCTCGTTCAGCCGGAGATCCTCCGTTACAAAGCTTTCGAGCCTATCCTTCTTCTCGGTCGCCACCGTTTCGCCGGCGTTGATATGAGGATCCGCGTGAAAGGAGGAGGTCACACTTCGCAGATCTACGCGATTCGTCAGTCAATTGCGAAGGCTCTTGTTGCGTATTACCAGAAGTTTGTTGATGAGGAGTCGAAGAAGGAGATTAAGGACATTTTGGTCAGGTATGATAGGACTTTGCTTGTTGCTGATCCTAGAAGGTGTGAGCCAAAGAAGTTTGGTGGTCGTGGTGCTCGTGCCAGGTTCCAGAAGTCTTACCGTTGA